The following coding sequences are from one Oncorhynchus kisutch isolate 150728-3 linkage group LG23, Okis_V2, whole genome shotgun sequence window:
- the LOC109877836 gene encoding alpha-adducin isoform X17: MNGDSGAGVVTALPPTTAPHKERYFDRVDESSLEYRRERNMAPDLRQDFNMMEQRKRVSMILQSPAFCDELDTMIHDQLKRGKTPTSLLALQQIADFMTTTIPTMYPAAPQGGMAALNMSLGMVTPVNDLRGSDSISYEKGEKLLRCKLAAFYRLTDLFGWSQLIYNHLTVRVNSDQERFIIVPFGLLYSEVSASSLVKINMQGEIVDRGSTNLGVNQAGFTLHSAIYAARPDVKCIVHVHTPAGAAVSAMKCGLLPISPEALTLGEVAYHDYHGIIIDKEENVLIQKNLGPTSKVLILRNHGLVSVGETVEEAFYYIHNLVTACEIQVRTLASAGGPGNLVMLDPAKYKSRPRCSVHVEGSTHPKWLVGEQEFEAYMRMLDNLGYRTGYPYRCPALRDKAKKFSSDIEIAPSATGYSYAEDSDSGARSPLKHSFQRQQRDKTRWPNSGRPEEAYEEGPDGGSPKSKTKVWTNITHDHVKPLLQSLSSGVCVPSCITNCLWTNEEGMRQAAVANQFVPLNTNPKEVLEMRNKIREQNLKDIKTAGPESQVLCAGSIVDRSFVQGELVTASKAIIEKEYQPRVIINQKGPNPFNKQFDQELEEYRKEVELKQKGPDDALLEPEEEVKGQSQTCTPPSTPVRAEEEPQPEHTYKYESDQAPLRQTLPDLTQDDEPSATPAPTLPAKDPTPVPPATTEGEGPADASAAGNQDCEQDGDEYPSKSPSKKKKTFRTPSFLKKNKKKMEEKEQKAKEP; the protein is encoded by the exons ATGAACGGTGACTCAGGTGCTGGGGTGGTGACTGCCCTCCCGCCCACCACCGCCCCCCACAAGGAGCGCTACTTTGACCGTGTGGATGAAAGCAGCCTAGAGTACCGGCGTGAGAGAAACATGGCTCCAGACCTCAGACAGGATTTCAACATGATGGAGCAGAGGAAGAGGGTCTCCATGATCCTGCAGAGCCCG GCGTTTTGTGATGAGCTGGATACAATGATCCATGACCAGCTGAAGAGGGGAAAGACCCCCACCAGCCTGTTGGCCCTGCAGCAGATAGCTGATTTCATGACCACCACTATCCCCACCATGTACCCTGCAGCGCCACAGGGAGGCATGGCTGCACTCAACATGA gtcTGGGTATGGTAACTCCAGTGAATGACCTGCGTGGATCTGACTCTATCTCCTATGAGAAAGGAGAGAAACTGCTTCGTTGTAAGCTAGCTGCCTTCTACCGCCTGACAGACCTCTTTGGCTGGTCCCAGCTCATCTACAACCACTTAACC GTCAGGGTGAATTCAGATCAGGAGAGGTTCATTATTGTCCCTTTTGGGCTTCTGTACAGTGAAGTCTCCGCCTCCAGTCTG GTGAAGATTAATATGCAAGGGGAGATTGTGGACCGGGGGAGCACCAATCTAGGGGTCAACCAGGCTGGCTTCACTCTCCACTCAGCCATCTATGCAGCCCGGCCAGACGTTAAGTGCATTGTGCACGTCCACACACCGGCAGGAGCTGCA GTGTCGGCCATGAAGTGTGGCCTGTTACCCATCTCTCCAGAGGCCCTGACCCTGGGGGAGGTGGCTTACCATGACTATCACGGCATCATCATAGACAAAGAGGAGAACGTCCTCATACAGAAGAACCTGGGGCCAACCAGCAAG GTTCTGATCCTGAGAAACCATGGTTTGGTGTCTGTTGGGGAGACTGTGGAGGAAGCCTTCTACTATATCCACAACCTGGTCACTGCATGTGAGATCCAG gtgcgCACCCTAGCCAGTGCTGGAGGACCTGGTAACCTGGTGATGCTGGACCCTGCTAAGTACAAATCCCGGCCACGGTGCTCTGTGCATGTCGAGGGCTCCACACACCCGAAGTGGCTGGTCGGGGAGCAGGAGTTTGAGGCTTACATGAGGATGCTGGATAACCTG GGTTACAGGACAGGCTACCCTTACAGGTGCCCTGCCCTGCGAGACAAAGCTAAAAAGTTCAGCAGCGACATAGAGATCGCTCCCTCGGCCACGGGCTATTCCTATGCCGAGGACAGTGATTCGGGCGCTCGCTCCCCTCTCAAGCACAGCTTTCAGAGGCAGCAGCGTGACAAGACCCGCTGGCCCAACTCGGGCCGGCCGGAAGAGGCCTACGAGGAAGGGCCCGACGGTGGCAGCCCCAAGTCGAAGACTAAGGTGTGGACGAACATTACACACGATCACGTCAAACCCTTGCTGCAGTCTCTCTCGTCCGGTGTCTGCGTGCCAAGCTGTATTACCAACTGCTTG TGGACGAATGAGGAAGGAATGCGACAGGCTGCAGTAGCCAATCAGTTTGTCCCGCTCAACACAAACCCCAAGGAGGTGCTGGAGATGAGGAACAAG ATCCGAGAGCAGAACCTTAAGGACATCAAGACTGCAGGGCCTGAGTCCCAGGTGCTGTGTGCTGGAAGCATAGTGGACCGCTCCTTTGTCCAG GGAGAGCTGGTGACAGCGTCTAAGGCCATCATAGAGAAGGAGTACCAGCCCAGAGTCATCATCAACCAGAAAGGCCCCAACCCCTTCAACAAGCAGTTCGACCAGGAGCTGGAGGAATACCGCAAGGAGGTGGAACTCAAACAGAAAGGACCCGATG ATGCGTTACTGGAGCCTGAGGAAGAGGTGAAGGGTCAGAGTCAGACCTGTACGCCCCCCAGCACCCCTGTCAGAGCAGAGGAAG agccccagccGGAGCACACCTATAAGTATGAGAGTGACCAGGCTCCACTGAGACAGACCCTCCCTGACCTGACCCAAGACGACGAACCCTCCGCCACCCCAGCCCCCACCCTCCCCGCCAAAGACCCCACTCCTGTCCCTCCCGCCACCACTGAGGGAGAGGGGCCTGCTGACGCTTCCGCCGCCGGCAACCAAGACTGTGAACAGGACGGTGACGAATATCCCAGCAAATCACCTTCCAAGAAGAAGAAGACGTTCCGCACTCCCTCCTTCCtcaagaaaaacaaaaagaagATGGAAGAAAAGGAACAAAAAGCAAAGGAACCCTAG
- the LOC109877836 gene encoding alpha-adducin isoform X20, translating to MNGDSGAGVVTALPPTTAPHKERYFDRVDESSLEYRRERNMAPDLRQDFNMMEQRKRVSMILQSPAFCDELDTMIHDQLKRGKTPTSLLALQQIADFMTTTIPTMYPAAPQGGMAALNMSLGMVTPVNDLRGSDSISYEKGEKLLRCKLAAFYRLTDLFGWSQLIYNHLTVRVNSDQERFIIVPFGLLYSEVSASSLVKINMQGEIVDRGSTNLGVNQAGFTLHSAIYAARPDVKCIVHVHTPAGAAVSAMKCGLLPISPEALTLGEVAYHDYHGIIIDKEENVLIQKNLGPTSKVLILRNHGLVSVGETVEEAFYYIHNLVTACEIQVRTLASAGGPGNLVMLDPAKYKSRPRCSVHVEGSTHPKWLVGEQEFEAYMRMLDNLGYRTGYPYRCPALRDKAKKFSSDIEIAPSATGYSYAEDSDSGARSPLKHSFQRQQRDKTRWPNSGRPEEAYEEGPDGGSPKSKTKWTNEEGMRQAAVANQFVPLNTNPKEVLEMRNKIREQNLKDIKTAGPESQVLCAGSIVDRSFVQGELVTASKAIIEKEYQPRVIINQKGPNPFNKQFDQELEEYRKEVELKQKGPDDALLEPEEEVKGQSQTCTPPSTPVRAEEEPQPEHTYKYESDQAPLRQTLPDLTQDDEPSATPAPTLPAKDPTPVPPATTEGEGPADASAAGNQDCEQDGDEYPSKSPSKKKKTFRTPSFLKKNKKKMEEKEQKAKEP from the exons ATGAACGGTGACTCAGGTGCTGGGGTGGTGACTGCCCTCCCGCCCACCACCGCCCCCCACAAGGAGCGCTACTTTGACCGTGTGGATGAAAGCAGCCTAGAGTACCGGCGTGAGAGAAACATGGCTCCAGACCTCAGACAGGATTTCAACATGATGGAGCAGAGGAAGAGGGTCTCCATGATCCTGCAGAGCCCG GCGTTTTGTGATGAGCTGGATACAATGATCCATGACCAGCTGAAGAGGGGAAAGACCCCCACCAGCCTGTTGGCCCTGCAGCAGATAGCTGATTTCATGACCACCACTATCCCCACCATGTACCCTGCAGCGCCACAGGGAGGCATGGCTGCACTCAACATGA gtcTGGGTATGGTAACTCCAGTGAATGACCTGCGTGGATCTGACTCTATCTCCTATGAGAAAGGAGAGAAACTGCTTCGTTGTAAGCTAGCTGCCTTCTACCGCCTGACAGACCTCTTTGGCTGGTCCCAGCTCATCTACAACCACTTAACC GTCAGGGTGAATTCAGATCAGGAGAGGTTCATTATTGTCCCTTTTGGGCTTCTGTACAGTGAAGTCTCCGCCTCCAGTCTG GTGAAGATTAATATGCAAGGGGAGATTGTGGACCGGGGGAGCACCAATCTAGGGGTCAACCAGGCTGGCTTCACTCTCCACTCAGCCATCTATGCAGCCCGGCCAGACGTTAAGTGCATTGTGCACGTCCACACACCGGCAGGAGCTGCA GTGTCGGCCATGAAGTGTGGCCTGTTACCCATCTCTCCAGAGGCCCTGACCCTGGGGGAGGTGGCTTACCATGACTATCACGGCATCATCATAGACAAAGAGGAGAACGTCCTCATACAGAAGAACCTGGGGCCAACCAGCAAG GTTCTGATCCTGAGAAACCATGGTTTGGTGTCTGTTGGGGAGACTGTGGAGGAAGCCTTCTACTATATCCACAACCTGGTCACTGCATGTGAGATCCAG gtgcgCACCCTAGCCAGTGCTGGAGGACCTGGTAACCTGGTGATGCTGGACCCTGCTAAGTACAAATCCCGGCCACGGTGCTCTGTGCATGTCGAGGGCTCCACACACCCGAAGTGGCTGGTCGGGGAGCAGGAGTTTGAGGCTTACATGAGGATGCTGGATAACCTG GGTTACAGGACAGGCTACCCTTACAGGTGCCCTGCCCTGCGAGACAAAGCTAAAAAGTTCAGCAGCGACATAGAGATCGCTCCCTCGGCCACGGGCTATTCCTATGCCGAGGACAGTGATTCGGGCGCTCGCTCCCCTCTCAAGCACAGCTTTCAGAGGCAGCAGCGTGACAAGACCCGCTGGCCCAACTCGGGCCGGCCGGAAGAGGCCTACGAGGAAGGGCCCGACGGTGGCAGCCCCAAGTCGAAGACTAAG TGGACGAATGAGGAAGGAATGCGACAGGCTGCAGTAGCCAATCAGTTTGTCCCGCTCAACACAAACCCCAAGGAGGTGCTGGAGATGAGGAACAAG ATCCGAGAGCAGAACCTTAAGGACATCAAGACTGCAGGGCCTGAGTCCCAGGTGCTGTGTGCTGGAAGCATAGTGGACCGCTCCTTTGTCCAG GGAGAGCTGGTGACAGCGTCTAAGGCCATCATAGAGAAGGAGTACCAGCCCAGAGTCATCATCAACCAGAAAGGCCCCAACCCCTTCAACAAGCAGTTCGACCAGGAGCTGGAGGAATACCGCAAGGAGGTGGAACTCAAACAGAAAGGACCCGATG ATGCGTTACTGGAGCCTGAGGAAGAGGTGAAGGGTCAGAGTCAGACCTGTACGCCCCCCAGCACCCCTGTCAGAGCAGAGGAAG agccccagccGGAGCACACCTATAAGTATGAGAGTGACCAGGCTCCACTGAGACAGACCCTCCCTGACCTGACCCAAGACGACGAACCCTCCGCCACCCCAGCCCCCACCCTCCCCGCCAAAGACCCCACTCCTGTCCCTCCCGCCACCACTGAGGGAGAGGGGCCTGCTGACGCTTCCGCCGCCGGCAACCAAGACTGTGAACAGGACGGTGACGAATATCCCAGCAAATCACCTTCCAAGAAGAAGAAGACGTTCCGCACTCCCTCCTTCCtcaagaaaaacaaaaagaagATGGAAGAAAAGGAACAAAAAGCAAAGGAACCCTAG
- the LOC109877836 gene encoding alpha-adducin isoform X7, translating to MNGDSGAGVVTALPPTTAPHKERYFDRVDESSLEYRRERNMAPDLRQDFNMMEQRKRVSMILQSPAFCDELDTMIHDQLKRGKTPTSLLALQQIADFMTTTIPTMYPAAPQGGMAALNMTPQGAMTALNMSLGMVTPVNDLRGSDSISYEKGEKLLRCKLAAFYRLTDLFGWSQLIYNHLTVRVNSDQERFIIVPFGLLYSEVSASSLVKINMQGEIVDRGSTNLGVNQAGFTLHSAIYAARPDVKCIVHVHTPAGAAVSAMKCGLLPISPEALTLGEVAYHDYHGIIIDKEENVLIQKNLGPTSKVLILRNHGLVSVGETVEEAFYYIHNLVTACEIQVRTLASAGGPGNLVMLDPAKYKSRPRCSVHVEGSTHPKWLVGEQEFEAYMRMLDNLGYRTGYPYRCPALRDKAKKFSSDIEIAPSATGYSYAEDSDSGARSPLKHSFQRQQRDKTRWPNSGRPEEAYEEGPDGGSPKSKTKWTNEEGMRQAAVANQFVPLNTNPKEVLEMRNKIREQNLKDIKTAGPESQVLCAGSIVDRSFVQGELVTASKAIIEKEYQPRVIINQKGPNPFNKQFDQELEEYRKEVELKQKGPDVQGEGSSTARTELPSPGPGEGGLSPSTSPQKPALKPKPCCVPEKGLDVSETPPTASTATPTTTTSFPSRDTLTQSGDGQESPGTSTGSGPRAYGGDSRPESPHKDFHCAVLKALRTTNTELAALTLLEAPDALLEPEEEVKGQSQTCTPPSTPVRAEEEPQPEHTYKYESDQAPLRQTLPDLTQDDEPSATPAPTLPAKDPTPVPPATTEGEGPADASAAGNQDCEQDGDEYPSKSPSKKKKTFRTPSFLKKNKKKMEEKEQKAKEP from the exons ATGAACGGTGACTCAGGTGCTGGGGTGGTGACTGCCCTCCCGCCCACCACCGCCCCCCACAAGGAGCGCTACTTTGACCGTGTGGATGAAAGCAGCCTAGAGTACCGGCGTGAGAGAAACATGGCTCCAGACCTCAGACAGGATTTCAACATGATGGAGCAGAGGAAGAGGGTCTCCATGATCCTGCAGAGCCCG GCGTTTTGTGATGAGCTGGATACAATGATCCATGACCAGCTGAAGAGGGGAAAGACCCCCACCAGCCTGTTGGCCCTGCAGCAGATAGCTGATTTCATGACCACCACTATCCCCACCATGTACCCTGCAGCGCCACAGGGAGGCATGGCTGCACTCAACATGA CACCCCAGGGAGCCATGACTGCCCTCAACATGA gtcTGGGTATGGTAACTCCAGTGAATGACCTGCGTGGATCTGACTCTATCTCCTATGAGAAAGGAGAGAAACTGCTTCGTTGTAAGCTAGCTGCCTTCTACCGCCTGACAGACCTCTTTGGCTGGTCCCAGCTCATCTACAACCACTTAACC GTCAGGGTGAATTCAGATCAGGAGAGGTTCATTATTGTCCCTTTTGGGCTTCTGTACAGTGAAGTCTCCGCCTCCAGTCTG GTGAAGATTAATATGCAAGGGGAGATTGTGGACCGGGGGAGCACCAATCTAGGGGTCAACCAGGCTGGCTTCACTCTCCACTCAGCCATCTATGCAGCCCGGCCAGACGTTAAGTGCATTGTGCACGTCCACACACCGGCAGGAGCTGCA GTGTCGGCCATGAAGTGTGGCCTGTTACCCATCTCTCCAGAGGCCCTGACCCTGGGGGAGGTGGCTTACCATGACTATCACGGCATCATCATAGACAAAGAGGAGAACGTCCTCATACAGAAGAACCTGGGGCCAACCAGCAAG GTTCTGATCCTGAGAAACCATGGTTTGGTGTCTGTTGGGGAGACTGTGGAGGAAGCCTTCTACTATATCCACAACCTGGTCACTGCATGTGAGATCCAG gtgcgCACCCTAGCCAGTGCTGGAGGACCTGGTAACCTGGTGATGCTGGACCCTGCTAAGTACAAATCCCGGCCACGGTGCTCTGTGCATGTCGAGGGCTCCACACACCCGAAGTGGCTGGTCGGGGAGCAGGAGTTTGAGGCTTACATGAGGATGCTGGATAACCTG GGTTACAGGACAGGCTACCCTTACAGGTGCCCTGCCCTGCGAGACAAAGCTAAAAAGTTCAGCAGCGACATAGAGATCGCTCCCTCGGCCACGGGCTATTCCTATGCCGAGGACAGTGATTCGGGCGCTCGCTCCCCTCTCAAGCACAGCTTTCAGAGGCAGCAGCGTGACAAGACCCGCTGGCCCAACTCGGGCCGGCCGGAAGAGGCCTACGAGGAAGGGCCCGACGGTGGCAGCCCCAAGTCGAAGACTAAG TGGACGAATGAGGAAGGAATGCGACAGGCTGCAGTAGCCAATCAGTTTGTCCCGCTCAACACAAACCCCAAGGAGGTGCTGGAGATGAGGAACAAG ATCCGAGAGCAGAACCTTAAGGACATCAAGACTGCAGGGCCTGAGTCCCAGGTGCTGTGTGCTGGAAGCATAGTGGACCGCTCCTTTGTCCAG GGAGAGCTGGTGACAGCGTCTAAGGCCATCATAGAGAAGGAGTACCAGCCCAGAGTCATCATCAACCAGAAAGGCCCCAACCCCTTCAACAAGCAGTTCGACCAGGAGCTGGAGGAATACCGCAAGGAGGTGGAACTCAAACAGAAAGGACCCGATG TACAGGGCGAAGGGTCCTCCACAGCCAGGACAGAGCTCCCTTCACCTGGGCCTGGGGAGGGAGGCctgtccccctctacctccccacaGAAGCCTGCACTGAAGCCAAAGCCCTGCTGTGTCCCAGAGAAGGGACTGGATGTTTCAGAGACCCCCCCCACAGCCTCCACggccacccctaccaccaccacctctttcCCCAGCCGAGACACCCTGACACAGTCGGGGGATGGTCAGGAGAGCCCTGGGACGTCCACAGGGTCGGGGCCCAGGGCCTACGGGGGAGATTCCCGCCCGGAGTCTCCTCACAAGGATTTTCACTGTGCCGTGCTGAAGGCTCTCAGAACCACCAACACAGAACTGGCTGCCCTCACCCTCCTTGAGGCTCCAG ATGCGTTACTGGAGCCTGAGGAAGAGGTGAAGGGTCAGAGTCAGACCTGTACGCCCCCCAGCACCCCTGTCAGAGCAGAGGAAG agccccagccGGAGCACACCTATAAGTATGAGAGTGACCAGGCTCCACTGAGACAGACCCTCCCTGACCTGACCCAAGACGACGAACCCTCCGCCACCCCAGCCCCCACCCTCCCCGCCAAAGACCCCACTCCTGTCCCTCCCGCCACCACTGAGGGAGAGGGGCCTGCTGACGCTTCCGCCGCCGGCAACCAAGACTGTGAACAGGACGGTGACGAATATCCCAGCAAATCACCTTCCAAGAAGAAGAAGACGTTCCGCACTCCCTCCTTCCtcaagaaaaacaaaaagaagATGGAAGAAAAGGAACAAAAAGCAAAGGAACCCTAG
- the LOC109877836 gene encoding alpha-adducin isoform X14, producing the protein MNGDSGAGVVTALPPTTAPHKERYFDRVDESSLEYRRERNMAPDLRQDFNMMEQRKRVSMILQSPAFCDELDTMIHDQLKRGKTPTSLLALQQIADFMTTTIPTMYPAAPQGGMAALNMTPQGAMTALNMSLGMVTPVNDLRGSDSISYEKGEKLLRCKLAAFYRLTDLFGWSQLIYNHLTVRVNSDQERFIIVPFGLLYSEVSASSLVKINMQGEIVDRGSTNLGVNQAGFTLHSAIYAARPDVKCIVHVHTPAGAAVSAMKCGLLPISPEALTLGEVAYHDYHGIIIDKEENVLIQKNLGPTSKVLILRNHGLVSVGETVEEAFYYIHNLVTACEIQVRTLASAGGPGNLVMLDPAKYKSRPRCSVHVEGSTHPKWLVGEQEFEAYMRMLDNLGYRTGYPYRCPALRDKAKKFSSDIEIAPSATGYSYAEDSDSGARSPLKHSFQRQQRDKTRWPNSGRPEEAYEEGPDGGSPKSKTKVWTNITHDHVKPLLQSLSSGVCVPSCITNCLWTNEEGMRQAAVANQFVPLNTNPKEVLEMRNKIREQNLKDIKTAGPESQVLCAGSIVDRSFVQGELVTASKAIIEKEYQPRVIINQKGPNPFNKQFDQELEEYRKEVELKQKGPDDALLEPEEEVKGQSQTCTPPSTPVRAEEEPQPEHTYKYESDQAPLRQTLPDLTQDDEPSATPAPTLPAKDPTPVPPATTEGEGPADASAAGNQDCEQDGDEYPSKSPSKKKKTFRTPSFLKKNKKKMEEKEQKAKEP; encoded by the exons ATGAACGGTGACTCAGGTGCTGGGGTGGTGACTGCCCTCCCGCCCACCACCGCCCCCCACAAGGAGCGCTACTTTGACCGTGTGGATGAAAGCAGCCTAGAGTACCGGCGTGAGAGAAACATGGCTCCAGACCTCAGACAGGATTTCAACATGATGGAGCAGAGGAAGAGGGTCTCCATGATCCTGCAGAGCCCG GCGTTTTGTGATGAGCTGGATACAATGATCCATGACCAGCTGAAGAGGGGAAAGACCCCCACCAGCCTGTTGGCCCTGCAGCAGATAGCTGATTTCATGACCACCACTATCCCCACCATGTACCCTGCAGCGCCACAGGGAGGCATGGCTGCACTCAACATGA CACCCCAGGGAGCCATGACTGCCCTCAACATGA gtcTGGGTATGGTAACTCCAGTGAATGACCTGCGTGGATCTGACTCTATCTCCTATGAGAAAGGAGAGAAACTGCTTCGTTGTAAGCTAGCTGCCTTCTACCGCCTGACAGACCTCTTTGGCTGGTCCCAGCTCATCTACAACCACTTAACC GTCAGGGTGAATTCAGATCAGGAGAGGTTCATTATTGTCCCTTTTGGGCTTCTGTACAGTGAAGTCTCCGCCTCCAGTCTG GTGAAGATTAATATGCAAGGGGAGATTGTGGACCGGGGGAGCACCAATCTAGGGGTCAACCAGGCTGGCTTCACTCTCCACTCAGCCATCTATGCAGCCCGGCCAGACGTTAAGTGCATTGTGCACGTCCACACACCGGCAGGAGCTGCA GTGTCGGCCATGAAGTGTGGCCTGTTACCCATCTCTCCAGAGGCCCTGACCCTGGGGGAGGTGGCTTACCATGACTATCACGGCATCATCATAGACAAAGAGGAGAACGTCCTCATACAGAAGAACCTGGGGCCAACCAGCAAG GTTCTGATCCTGAGAAACCATGGTTTGGTGTCTGTTGGGGAGACTGTGGAGGAAGCCTTCTACTATATCCACAACCTGGTCACTGCATGTGAGATCCAG gtgcgCACCCTAGCCAGTGCTGGAGGACCTGGTAACCTGGTGATGCTGGACCCTGCTAAGTACAAATCCCGGCCACGGTGCTCTGTGCATGTCGAGGGCTCCACACACCCGAAGTGGCTGGTCGGGGAGCAGGAGTTTGAGGCTTACATGAGGATGCTGGATAACCTG GGTTACAGGACAGGCTACCCTTACAGGTGCCCTGCCCTGCGAGACAAAGCTAAAAAGTTCAGCAGCGACATAGAGATCGCTCCCTCGGCCACGGGCTATTCCTATGCCGAGGACAGTGATTCGGGCGCTCGCTCCCCTCTCAAGCACAGCTTTCAGAGGCAGCAGCGTGACAAGACCCGCTGGCCCAACTCGGGCCGGCCGGAAGAGGCCTACGAGGAAGGGCCCGACGGTGGCAGCCCCAAGTCGAAGACTAAGGTGTGGACGAACATTACACACGATCACGTCAAACCCTTGCTGCAGTCTCTCTCGTCCGGTGTCTGCGTGCCAAGCTGTATTACCAACTGCTTG TGGACGAATGAGGAAGGAATGCGACAGGCTGCAGTAGCCAATCAGTTTGTCCCGCTCAACACAAACCCCAAGGAGGTGCTGGAGATGAGGAACAAG ATCCGAGAGCAGAACCTTAAGGACATCAAGACTGCAGGGCCTGAGTCCCAGGTGCTGTGTGCTGGAAGCATAGTGGACCGCTCCTTTGTCCAG GGAGAGCTGGTGACAGCGTCTAAGGCCATCATAGAGAAGGAGTACCAGCCCAGAGTCATCATCAACCAGAAAGGCCCCAACCCCTTCAACAAGCAGTTCGACCAGGAGCTGGAGGAATACCGCAAGGAGGTGGAACTCAAACAGAAAGGACCCGATG ATGCGTTACTGGAGCCTGAGGAAGAGGTGAAGGGTCAGAGTCAGACCTGTACGCCCCCCAGCACCCCTGTCAGAGCAGAGGAAG agccccagccGGAGCACACCTATAAGTATGAGAGTGACCAGGCTCCACTGAGACAGACCCTCCCTGACCTGACCCAAGACGACGAACCCTCCGCCACCCCAGCCCCCACCCTCCCCGCCAAAGACCCCACTCCTGTCCCTCCCGCCACCACTGAGGGAGAGGGGCCTGCTGACGCTTCCGCCGCCGGCAACCAAGACTGTGAACAGGACGGTGACGAATATCCCAGCAAATCACCTTCCAAGAAGAAGAAGACGTTCCGCACTCCCTCCTTCCtcaagaaaaacaaaaagaagATGGAAGAAAAGGAACAAAAAGCAAAGGAACCCTAG